In Leptospira harrisiae, a genomic segment contains:
- a CDS encoding glutathione S-transferase family protein, translating to MYQLYAHPRSTYSMRVHIYLRYRNLPYETITIALDKLENRKRPFLQINPYGKVPVLKDDDFLLAESSAIIRYLEEKHSFANPFFSEDLRSRALLNQSINRCESEFCFPGSVIYFSKKFVPPEKWDTNRMKDSSKRIGRHLDILEGILETNEYLHENQFGFLEILYAPFIKNIDMMETKLPLSVEIWIKRVLANESVREVLGNE from the coding sequence ATGTATCAATTATATGCACATCCCCGTTCGACTTATAGTATGCGTGTACATATCTATTTGCGATATAGAAATCTTCCCTATGAAACCATAACGATTGCTTTGGACAAATTAGAAAATAGGAAAAGGCCATTTTTACAGATTAATCCTTATGGGAAAGTCCCCGTGTTAAAGGATGATGATTTTTTACTCGCAGAATCATCGGCTATCATTCGTTATTTGGAAGAAAAACATTCATTTGCGAATCCTTTTTTTTCAGAAGACTTGAGATCCAGAGCTCTTTTGAACCAATCCATCAATCGTTGTGAATCAGAGTTCTGTTTTCCTGGCAGTGTTATATATTTTTCTAAAAAATTTGTTCCACCTGAAAAATGGGATACAAATCGGATGAAAGATTCTTCCAAACGAATCGGAAGGCATCTGGATATTTTAGAAGGAATTTTGGAAACAAACGAGTATCTTCACGAAAACCAGTTTGGCTTTTTAGAGATTCTTTATGCTCCTTTTATCAAAAATATAGATATGATGGAAACAAAACTTCCTCTTTCTGTGGAAATTTGGATCAAACGAGTATTAGCAAATGAAAGTGTCAGGGAAGTTTTAGGAAATGAATAG
- a CDS encoding phosphorylase has protein sequence MLHFNPKQTLVTGAFIGEIDLLKASGKFPHLDVMGIGNLESAVQLSEYLSKNSNIRHIVFFGSCGAYEWSGITIGSFISPNRVYSKEISHALKISKQIPESPEFYEMVPDKSLQTVACNAPTTITLIDLKHPPEEPWKNLEIENLELFGISKVAKKFSVTVTAYLAVTNLVGPNGSNDWAKNWKHLSHSLQNKILFIS, from the coding sequence TTGTTACACTTTAATCCCAAACAAACACTCGTTACAGGAGCTTTTATTGGAGAAATAGATCTCTTAAAAGCTTCTGGAAAGTTCCCTCATTTAGATGTGATGGGGATTGGAAATTTAGAATCTGCGGTCCAACTTTCAGAGTATCTTTCTAAAAACAGTAACATCCGTCATATAGTTTTTTTTGGGTCCTGTGGGGCTTACGAATGGAGTGGAATCACGATCGGATCCTTTATTTCACCAAACAGAGTGTACTCGAAAGAAATTTCCCATGCCCTTAAGATATCCAAACAAATTCCAGAATCTCCCGAGTTTTACGAAATGGTTCCAGACAAATCCTTACAAACTGTAGCATGCAATGCTCCCACAACCATCACTTTAATCGATTTAAAACATCCGCCCGAAGAACCGTGGAAAAATCTAGAAATTGAAAATCTAGAATTGTTTGGAATTTCTAAAGTTGCCAAAAAATTTTCCGTAACTGTAACAGCTTATTTAGCAGTGACAAATCTTGTGGGGCCGAACGGATCCAATGATTGGGCCAAAAACTGGAAACACCTCTCCCACTCTTTACAAAATAAAATTCTATTCATTTCCTAA
- the argC gene encoding N-acetyl-gamma-glutamyl-phosphate reductase, which translates to MKQTKIAIIGAGGLTGKELTKLLAHHPSFELVHVTSNQVNGKHIREVFPDLSHLPNLEFQKHEAPVPKDAGIVLATPNEVSLEKAPEFLAEGRKVIDLSGTFRLHNQSKFEKAYQFPHTKFSLMDQVVFGLPELFREKLKNANFVSNPGCFSTSAILPIALLGNLRKEIQGPVIVDAKSGVSGAGGRTEEIKFAYTNVYENFRAYKILTHQHEPEMEEYGFVGTEEKEILFTPHLLPIYRGILSSIYITFPKGISAEQIKEKFQTAAEKEPFVRLYQTPEEVEIRKVQNTNFLDLGFRIKGNTLVIISALDNLMKGAAGQALQNLNLMYGYPETEGLVTL; encoded by the coding sequence ATGAAACAAACTAAGATTGCAATCATCGGCGCCGGTGGACTTACCGGGAAAGAACTCACAAAACTCCTTGCCCATCATCCAAGTTTTGAATTAGTTCATGTCACATCCAACCAGGTGAATGGCAAACACATCCGCGAAGTTTTCCCTGACCTTAGCCATTTGCCTAATTTAGAATTTCAAAAACATGAAGCACCTGTCCCTAAAGATGCAGGGATTGTCCTTGCTACCCCCAATGAGGTTTCCCTCGAGAAAGCTCCTGAGTTTTTAGCGGAAGGTAGGAAGGTAATCGATCTTTCTGGAACCTTTCGATTGCACAACCAAAGTAAATTTGAAAAAGCATATCAGTTCCCACATACAAAATTTTCTTTGATGGACCAAGTAGTCTTTGGATTACCGGAACTCTTTAGAGAAAAATTAAAAAATGCAAACTTTGTTTCGAATCCAGGTTGTTTTTCGACATCAGCCATTTTGCCAATCGCCCTTCTTGGAAACTTACGAAAAGAAATCCAAGGCCCAGTGATTGTTGATGCAAAATCAGGAGTGAGTGGTGCTGGTGGAAGGACAGAAGAAATTAAATTTGCTTATACGAATGTGTATGAAAATTTTAGAGCATACAAAATTTTAACCCATCAACATGAACCGGAAATGGAAGAATATGGATTTGTTGGAACTGAAGAAAAGGAAATTCTTTTTACACCACACTTACTTCCTATCTACAGAGGAATCCTTTCTAGTATCTACATTACTTTTCCAAAAGGAATCAGTGCAGAACAAATCAAAGAAAAATTCCAAACCGCAGCAGAGAAAGAACCCTTTGTTAGGTTGTACCAAACTCCAGAAGAAGTAGAAATCAGAAAGGTGCAAAATACAAACTTTTTGGATTTAGGATTTCGGATCAAAGGGAACACTCTTGTCATTATATCGGCTCTCGACAACCTAATGAAAGGAGCAGCAGGCCAAGCCCTACAAAATCTAAATTTGATGTATGGTTATCCTGAAACGGAAGGACTTGTTACACTTTAA
- a CDS encoding sensor histidine kinase yields MKSKGLLILISIRMVIGWIGVLAASLNFGKPPFWVACFVGIFFLTSSIFAKYKIKNKQISELGNFSVLSFLVLDFLIILLGFYLTILSHPRDLVASPIQNAIFFSIFFLYQLYIGFFLHRKFSAVMGIIVIIGYVCGIIIAVLNGAELFTGYRLVPQTPNRIVLPLEILKVILLFGITICIVRLVTFLLDILENNNKSLVEELNKRETLLLKNDRLVTLGTLASNVAHEINNPLAGIKSMMEFLFEEELSFLKRKEPLWEKKEKLLFWKHRTRIEKREDYDLIMNFFSFLPKSDLLFLADRCIDIGVDHRSFEGLTKDDTNDWDFVYLWLKFKTMEKANLLVSNAISRTEKVISTFRQFSLPFLDQDKTKVSLGDGIRDILFLYNQYWEISRRLVTYIDDRILVFVCEPAMKLVWSHLLFNSIQATLPNSGEVIVKVSLKNKSEVEVTITDNGPGIPNSIQNQIFQPFFTTKEKGEGIGLGLYISKEIIKNQNGKIHFESLPGKTTFSVILPVAE; encoded by the coding sequence ATGAAGTCGAAAGGGCTTTTGATTCTTATCTCCATTCGTATGGTGATTGGTTGGATTGGAGTACTTGCTGCTTCATTGAATTTTGGGAAACCTCCGTTTTGGGTTGCTTGTTTCGTGGGGATATTTTTTTTAACGTCTTCTATATTCGCTAAATACAAAATTAAAAATAAACAGATTTCTGAATTAGGAAATTTTTCTGTACTTAGCTTTTTAGTATTAGATTTTTTGATTATTCTTTTGGGATTTTATTTAACCATTTTAAGTCACCCTAGAGATCTGGTCGCTTCTCCTATTCAAAATGCAATTTTTTTCTCCATTTTCTTTTTATACCAGCTTTATATAGGTTTTTTTCTCCATCGTAAATTTTCCGCAGTTATGGGAATCATTGTGATCATTGGATATGTATGTGGAATCATAATTGCTGTCTTGAATGGTGCAGAACTATTTACAGGATACAGACTTGTTCCTCAAACTCCGAATCGAATTGTTTTACCGCTAGAGATATTGAAGGTAATTTTACTTTTCGGAATTACTATTTGTATTGTTAGGTTGGTGACCTTTTTGTTAGATATATTAGAAAATAATAATAAATCACTGGTTGAAGAACTAAATAAAAGAGAAACTTTATTATTAAAAAATGACCGTTTGGTAACACTCGGAACTTTGGCATCAAATGTCGCACATGAAATTAACAATCCGCTCGCGGGAATAAAATCAATGATGGAATTTTTATTTGAAGAGGAATTGTCTTTTTTGAAAAGAAAGGAACCTCTTTGGGAAAAAAAAGAAAAACTATTATTTTGGAAACATCGAACACGAATTGAAAAACGAGAAGATTACGATTTGATCATGAATTTTTTTTCTTTTTTACCCAAAAGTGACCTGCTTTTTTTAGCAGACAGATGCATTGACATTGGAGTTGACCATCGAAGTTTTGAAGGGCTAACAAAAGATGATACAAATGATTGGGACTTTGTGTATTTATGGCTCAAATTTAAAACAATGGAAAAAGCTAATTTGTTAGTTTCCAATGCAATTAGTAGGACTGAAAAAGTTATTTCTACGTTTCGCCAATTTTCCTTACCTTTTCTTGATCAAGATAAAACAAAAGTTTCCCTGGGAGATGGAATTCGGGATATTTTATTCCTTTATAATCAATATTGGGAAATCAGCCGTCGTTTGGTTACTTATATTGATGATCGTATTTTGGTATTTGTTTGTGAACCTGCGATGAAATTGGTTTGGTCCCATTTGTTATTTAATTCCATCCAAGCCACTTTACCCAATTCGGGAGAAGTTATTGTGAAGGTAAGTTTGAAAAATAAATCGGAAGTGGAAGTGACAATAACCGACAATGGTCCAGGCATTCCCAATTCGATTCAAAACCAAATCTTTCAGCCATTTTTTACAACGAAGGAGAAAGGAGAGGGCATTGGTCTTGGGCTTTATATCTCTAAAGAAATCATTAAAAACCAGAATGGAAAAATCCATTTTGAATCGCTACCTGGGAAAACAACTTTCTCGGTGATTTTACCGGTTGCAGAATGA
- a CDS encoding PAS domain S-box protein — protein sequence MNPITFIANKQELCELVLEYGLHGFLIWDRNTGIVYPSPVASKSMGMAVGQSFPSECILTHSGIRLDSFPGTQESVVGRICFDPNNSAGFPFRIYPKEFIESGKKYILLVLDTTLEGKNHPNPYILQSAELSRDLFSSSFRNSSIGMKIENPHGELIEVNPIFCHWLGYPAEELKTKSISEITHPEDLELELSYLEKLNRGSIQSFQIKKRYITKDKGLIWAVLNKSIIRDHLGNPVYYLSQILDISESLQAEMDLQNVSRLLDQVAGLAKIGGWDLDLRTKKANWTNVTKIIHEVPDDYIPSVEGGIQFFQSEESYRKISEAVSSLLAEGKEYDLELEMVTAKGNQTWIRTIGRAEYENGKIVKIYGIIQDINERKKWEMALAAQTSILWSFVEHAPAAVAMLDQEMCYVALSQRWVEDYKIPFTKDKIIGKSHYEIFPNISQEWKDIHSRGLRGEILKRDEDVWRPPGWEKDQVIQWEIRPWKQLGGGVGGILMFTRDITEAYETKLELKAAKEFAEKAYSAKSEFLANMSHEIRTPLNGIIGYSDLLAETLENSSYNEYAQIVKQSANALLNIVNDILDFSKAEAGKLQLAEEPNNVKKMVLEAIKIVNIQAMMKGLDIKFHIDENIPTNLMFDSNRLRQVILNLLGNAIKFTENGFVECNVKRLEETNSDLVKLRISVKDTGIGIAEDSQEKIFDSFTQEDFSTTRKFGGTGLGLAICKQLLSLMKSDLKLKSELNHGSEFYFDIQLRIPQFDPLLKAVDTETKELNEKDRVHSFHSGTAKILVVEDNPVNLGLMKNFIRRILPEVKILEAQNGEEAIKVFQNEMPSLILMDIQMPVLNGYDATKEIRKSRNGKTVPIIAVTAGIIAGEKDKCLEVGMNDYLSKPVQKEHLKQTLLRWLDR from the coding sequence ATGAATCCGATTACTTTTATTGCAAACAAACAAGAATTATGTGAACTTGTATTGGAATACGGATTACATGGATTTTTGATTTGGGATAGAAACACCGGAATTGTGTATCCGAGTCCGGTGGCTTCAAAGTCAATGGGGATGGCAGTGGGACAATCTTTTCCTTCCGAATGTATTTTGACTCATTCTGGAATTCGATTGGATTCATTCCCCGGAACCCAAGAATCGGTGGTTGGTCGTATTTGTTTTGATCCAAATAACAGTGCTGGATTTCCATTCCGAATTTATCCAAAAGAATTTATTGAATCGGGAAAAAAATACATCCTTCTTGTATTAGATACAACATTGGAAGGCAAAAATCATCCGAATCCATACATTTTACAATCTGCAGAATTATCACGAGATTTATTTTCTTCTTCGTTTCGAAACTCAAGTATTGGTATGAAAATTGAAAATCCTCATGGAGAACTTATTGAAGTAAATCCAATTTTTTGTCATTGGCTTGGTTATCCTGCAGAAGAACTAAAAACAAAGTCCATATCCGAAATTACTCATCCTGAAGATTTAGAATTAGAACTTTCTTATTTAGAAAAATTAAATCGTGGTTCCATTCAAAGTTTTCAAATCAAAAAACGTTACATCACAAAAGATAAAGGATTGATTTGGGCCGTATTAAATAAATCGATCATAAGGGACCATTTAGGGAATCCAGTTTATTATCTTTCGCAAATCTTAGATATTTCAGAGTCCTTACAAGCAGAGATGGACTTACAAAATGTTTCACGGTTACTCGACCAAGTAGCAGGCCTTGCAAAAATTGGCGGTTGGGATTTGGATTTAAGAACCAAAAAAGCAAACTGGACAAACGTCACCAAAATAATTCATGAGGTGCCAGATGACTATATCCCAAGTGTGGAAGGAGGGATCCAGTTTTTTCAGTCAGAAGAAAGTTATCGTAAAATTTCGGAAGCAGTTTCTTCACTTTTGGCAGAAGGGAAGGAGTATGATCTAGAGTTAGAAATGGTCACTGCAAAAGGGAATCAAACTTGGATTCGTACTATTGGCCGTGCAGAATACGAGAATGGAAAAATTGTAAAAATTTACGGAATCATTCAAGACATCAATGAACGCAAGAAATGGGAAATGGCACTGGCTGCACAAACTTCGATATTATGGTCTTTTGTAGAACATGCACCTGCTGCTGTAGCTATGTTAGATCAGGAAATGTGTTATGTAGCTCTTAGCCAAAGGTGGGTCGAAGATTATAAAATTCCGTTCACCAAGGATAAGATCATTGGAAAAAGTCACTATGAAATTTTTCCAAATATCAGTCAGGAGTGGAAAGATATCCATTCGCGGGGACTGAGAGGCGAAATATTAAAGCGAGATGAAGATGTTTGGAGGCCACCAGGTTGGGAAAAAGACCAAGTGATTCAATGGGAGATTCGACCGTGGAAACAATTAGGTGGCGGAGTTGGTGGGATCTTGATGTTCACACGTGACATCACTGAAGCTTATGAAACCAAACTAGAGTTAAAGGCTGCCAAAGAGTTTGCTGAAAAAGCTTACAGTGCAAAGTCAGAATTTTTGGCGAATATGAGTCATGAAATTCGAACTCCTCTTAACGGCATCATAGGTTATTCAGACTTACTAGCGGAAACCTTGGAAAATTCTTCTTATAATGAATATGCACAAATCGTAAAACAATCGGCAAATGCTTTACTCAACATCGTAAATGATATATTAGATTTTTCTAAAGCAGAAGCCGGTAAGTTACAACTGGCGGAAGAACCAAATAACGTTAAGAAAATGGTTTTAGAAGCAATTAAAATTGTGAATATCCAGGCTATGATGAAAGGTCTCGATATCAAGTTTCACATTGATGAAAATATTCCAACAAATTTAATGTTTGATTCCAACCGGTTGCGCCAAGTGATTTTGAATTTACTTGGGAATGCCATTAAATTTACAGAAAACGGATTTGTGGAATGTAACGTAAAAAGATTAGAAGAGACAAACTCTGATTTGGTGAAACTTAGAATTTCTGTTAAGGATACCGGGATTGGTATTGCGGAAGACAGCCAAGAAAAAATATTCGATTCATTTACTCAGGAAGATTTTTCCACAACTCGAAAGTTTGGTGGAACAGGACTTGGACTTGCCATTTGTAAACAATTATTGTCTCTGATGAAGTCAGATTTAAAATTAAAAAGTGAATTAAATCATGGAAGTGAATTTTATTTTGATATCCAACTTAGGATTCCTCAGTTTGATCCGCTTCTCAAAGCAGTGGATACAGAAACAAAAGAATTGAATGAAAAAGATCGGGTTCATTCATTCCATTCTGGAACTGCAAAAATTCTAGTGGTTGAAGACAACCCAGTAAACTTGGGTTTGATGAAAAATTTTATCAGACGGATTCTTCCTGAAGTAAAAATACTGGAAGCTCAAAATGGGGAAGAGGCTATCAAAGTATTTCAAAACGAAATGCCTTCGCTCATTCTTATGGATATCCAGATGCCCGTGTTAAATGGTTACGATGCTACAAAGGAAATTCGGAAATCTAGGAATGGAAAAACGGTACCCATCATCGCAGTAACTGCAGGGATCATTGCAGGTGAAAAAGACAAATGTCTTGAAGTTGGGATGAACGATTATCTCAGCAAACCAGTCCAAAAAGAACATTTGAAACAAACTTTACTGAGATGGTTAGACCGTTAG
- a CDS encoding YkvA family protein, whose protein sequence is MNDKQKIQFIKDNFWKKIKETGKKIPFIKDVIAMYYCLLDENTSLTAKASIVLALLYFISPVDAIPDIILALGYTDDAGVIATTLLIIKSQLKPEHYAKANSSLSEEEEK, encoded by the coding sequence ATGAATGATAAACAAAAGATCCAATTCATCAAAGATAATTTCTGGAAAAAAATAAAAGAAACAGGGAAAAAAATTCCCTTTATCAAAGATGTCATCGCCATGTATTATTGTTTGTTAGATGAAAATACATCCTTAACAGCAAAAGCCTCAATCGTTTTGGCATTACTTTATTTTATATCACCGGTGGACGCCATACCAGATATCATTTTGGCTTTGGGTTATACTGACGATGCCGGAGTCATCGCCACAACCCTACTTATCATCAAATCACAATTAAAACCGGAACATTACGCAAAAGCAAACTCGTCACTTTCGGAAGAAGAGGAAAAATAA
- a CDS encoding Tll0287-like domain-containing protein, whose amino-acid sequence MVTKKSFVFKLSFWILILVFGSSCQTQNPDYEKIALKITNEAKTNLVQKLSALIAEGGTKKAIPFCKINALGITDQLGKKHRVELRRITNKPRNLSNFLSEEEKRIFLEIEKLKTSDGVFPNQTFTSDDSVTVYIPIPVAGLCIQCHGEPNKDIKNETLVVLDKEYPSDKAKGYRVGDLRGLFSVKFPK is encoded by the coding sequence ATGGTAACAAAAAAGTCATTCGTATTCAAACTCAGTTTTTGGATCTTAATCTTGGTATTTGGATCAAGCTGCCAAACCCAAAACCCAGATTATGAAAAAATTGCCCTTAAGATTACTAATGAAGCAAAAACCAATTTGGTGCAAAAACTTTCGGCTTTGATTGCTGAAGGAGGAACCAAAAAAGCCATTCCGTTTTGTAAAATCAATGCCCTTGGGATTACGGACCAATTAGGGAAAAAACATAGAGTTGAGTTACGAAGGATCACAAACAAACCTAGGAATCTTTCGAATTTTCTCTCCGAAGAAGAGAAAAGGATTTTTTTAGAAATAGAAAAATTAAAAACTAGTGACGGTGTATTTCCAAATCAAACGTTCACGTCTGATGACTCCGTAACGGTTTACATTCCTATTCCTGTTGCAGGTCTTTGCATTCAGTGTCATGGAGAACCAAACAAAGATATCAAAAATGAAACCTTGGTAGTTTTAGATAAAGAATATCCAAGTGATAAAGCAAAAGGATATCGTGTAGGGGATTTAAGAGGACTATTTTCTGTGAAGTTTCCAAAATAA
- a CDS encoding efflux RND transporter permease subunit codes for MQHIAKFITDKTLIIQFILVLFVLIGLSRLLSMHREAFPNVALDKIVIEAPLPGATPEEIERLVAIPIEKKLRAVAKIDKIRSYNLENVSVIMVFIVEGTKNTKKVLDDIKDAVDSVRLPDNAQKPKVREITTEKQEVISLALSLKEDSKDSTSDYRKLRDTAKAFEDRFFQIKEIAEIEKIGYRNREFLVEVNPKALNAKEVGLNTVLNALGSRNINMPSGRLKVNGTEYLLRTRGDFEEAKDMLSVPMLGNEFGFATVLKDVAKVFDGFEEEKTYEKLNGKNSIILRVWKTDQADIITTADTVKTLVTSMEGNFPEIETKIYDDKSKDVRRQLGDLILNFETGLVLVMLSLIFILGLRLSIMISVAIIFIFLIAFIFLKQFGFTINTITIFGMVMVLGMMVDNSIVVAENTYRLMQEGLDRRDAILQTFKDVLVPLLVSFLVISAAFFPLLFMSGVIGKFILGIPAVVLVTLASSLLFALVFLPNWLNQFLPKNFKGQVKKEESIEEKEGAFGYVISGYKRTMTFALKHRVFVLSIFTFIFFFTLFLAGKFLPFVMFPSGSEEDIEIKIWMPIGTTLQKNLETIEKIEPVVTKMAGKDFVHLRSRIGIHENPITDPKPGLEVHRSHLTMKLVTAADRKVWEDARVLVKKIREFIQENKVSGNFPKEMIYDVNAKIKGPPVGKPVSLEIRGAEFSVIQEIADLYIKELKQMDGVSDIRIDLELGKEEYRFFVKDEIAGRTDVSVRDIARSVRTAFNGEVASTISKGEDKINILVRFPEAERQSVSSLNLVKVENRNRRLIPLNQVAYFEKDRDYSMINRQDLQRVVRLEASVDTDKTTSLFVNRQLKNLVNVDKYAKDSYSVIFGGEQEDAGKSFRDLGISMLLAVAVIFGIFIVYFNSIGTTTVIIGSIPFGIVGVLFALMTHGMPLSFMSTLAIVALSGSIVANTLILITFIEELRMQGMSIEEAIINGGAIRLRPIFLTTISTVIGLVPSAYGIPTLDPFVQPLSLAFGWGLFFATGVTLVFVPVLYRIKEDFKHIFSKISFSKFVRKV; via the coding sequence ATGCAACATATAGCAAAATTCATTACCGATAAAACACTTATCATTCAGTTCATCTTAGTCTTATTCGTTTTGATTGGACTTTCACGTTTACTTTCGATGCATAGAGAAGCTTTTCCGAATGTGGCGCTTGATAAAATTGTAATAGAGGCCCCACTTCCAGGTGCAACTCCAGAAGAAATCGAACGTTTGGTTGCCATTCCAATCGAAAAGAAATTAAGAGCAGTTGCAAAGATCGATAAAATTAGAAGTTATAACTTAGAAAATGTCAGCGTGATTATGGTATTCATTGTAGAAGGTACCAAAAATACAAAAAAAGTTTTAGATGATATTAAGGATGCTGTTGATTCAGTTCGGTTACCTGATAATGCACAAAAACCTAAGGTGAGGGAAATCACAACGGAAAAACAAGAGGTAATTAGTCTTGCTCTCTCATTGAAAGAAGATTCGAAAGATTCAACGTCCGACTACCGTAAGTTACGTGACACAGCTAAAGCTTTTGAAGATCGGTTTTTCCAAATTAAAGAAATTGCTGAAATTGAAAAAATTGGATATAGGAATCGCGAATTCCTTGTGGAAGTGAATCCCAAAGCGCTCAACGCAAAGGAAGTGGGACTCAATACTGTCTTAAATGCATTGGGTTCACGAAATATCAATATGCCATCTGGCCGTTTGAAAGTGAATGGAACTGAATACCTTCTTCGGACTCGTGGAGATTTTGAGGAAGCAAAAGATATGCTTTCTGTTCCCATGTTGGGAAATGAATTTGGTTTCGCCACAGTATTAAAAGATGTAGCAAAGGTATTTGATGGATTTGAAGAAGAAAAGACCTACGAAAAGTTAAACGGTAAAAATAGTATCATTCTTCGGGTTTGGAAAACTGACCAAGCTGATATCATCACAACCGCTGATACGGTAAAAACTTTAGTCACCTCAATGGAAGGGAATTTTCCTGAAATAGAAACTAAAATTTATGATGATAAAAGTAAGGACGTTCGTCGCCAACTTGGCGATTTGATTTTGAATTTTGAAACGGGTCTTGTTCTTGTTATGTTATCACTTATCTTTATTCTGGGTCTGCGCTTAAGTATAATGATTAGTGTAGCAATTATATTTATTTTTCTTATTGCCTTTATTTTTTTAAAACAATTCGGATTTACCATCAATACCATCACGATATTTGGGATGGTGATGGTTCTTGGAATGATGGTAGATAACTCTATTGTTGTTGCAGAAAATACTTATCGATTGATGCAAGAGGGATTGGATAGAAGGGATGCCATCTTACAAACATTTAAAGATGTTTTGGTTCCACTTTTAGTTTCCTTCCTTGTGATTTCAGCTGCATTTTTCCCATTACTCTTTATGAGTGGGGTTATTGGGAAATTTATTTTGGGAATTCCTGCAGTGGTTCTTGTGACACTTGCAAGTTCCCTTCTGTTTGCTCTTGTATTTTTGCCTAATTGGTTGAACCAATTTTTACCAAAAAACTTTAAGGGTCAGGTAAAAAAGGAAGAATCCATCGAAGAAAAAGAAGGAGCCTTTGGGTATGTAATTTCTGGATACAAACGAACAATGACGTTCGCATTGAAACATAGAGTTTTTGTTTTATCGATATTTACCTTTATCTTTTTCTTTACGTTGTTTCTTGCGGGAAAGTTTTTACCTTTTGTGATGTTTCCTTCAGGAAGTGAAGAGGACATCGAAATTAAAATTTGGATGCCTATTGGAACAACTTTACAAAAGAACTTGGAAACCATTGAAAAGATAGAACCTGTTGTTACGAAAATGGCTGGAAAAGATTTTGTACATTTACGAAGTCGCATTGGAATTCATGAAAATCCAATTACTGATCCAAAGCCTGGTTTGGAAGTTCATAGATCACACCTAACAATGAAACTTGTGACTGCAGCGGATAGAAAGGTATGGGAAGATGCGAGGGTCCTTGTTAAGAAGATTCGTGAATTTATTCAGGAAAATAAGGTTTCTGGGAATTTTCCAAAAGAAATGATTTATGATGTAAATGCCAAAATTAAAGGACCACCTGTTGGGAAACCCGTGAGTTTGGAAATTCGTGGGGCTGAATTTTCGGTCATCCAAGAGATCGCAGATTTATACATTAAAGAATTAAAACAAATGGATGGTGTTTCTGACATCCGGATTGATTTAGAATTGGGAAAGGAAGAATATCGATTTTTTGTAAAGGATGAAATTGCGGGACGAACAGATGTGAGTGTTCGTGATATTGCTAGATCAGTTCGAACAGCATTTAACGGAGAGGTTGCTTCTACAATCAGTAAAGGAGAAGATAAAATCAATATCCTTGTTCGTTTTCCTGAAGCAGAAAGACAGTCAGTTTCAAGTTTGAATTTAGTAAAGGTTGAAAATAGAAACCGCAGACTGATTCCTTTGAACCAAGTTGCCTATTTTGAAAAGGATCGTGATTACTCCATGATCAACAGGCAAGACTTACAACGAGTGGTGCGACTCGAAGCTTCGGTTGATACGGATAAAACGACTTCTTTGTTTGTGAATAGGCAACTAAAGAATTTGGTGAATGTTGATAAATATGCAAAAGATAGTTACTCAGTTATCTTTGGTGGAGAACAAGAGGATGCAGGTAAGTCCTTTCGAGATTTAGGTATTTCTATGTTACTTGCAGTTGCTGTAATCTTTGGAATTTTTATTGTGTATTTTAATTCTATTGGAACAACAACGGTCATCATTGGTTCCATCCCTTTTGGGATTGTCGGTGTTCTTTTTGCACTTATGACACATGGAATGCCATTAAGTTTTATGAGTACTTTGGCAATTGTGGCACTCAGTGGATCGATTGTTGCAAATACTTTGATACTGATTACTTTTATTGAGGAACTTCGTATGCAAGGAATGTCAATCGAAGAAGCCATCATTAATGGTGGAGCCATTCGATTGCGTCCAATTTTTTTAACTACGATTAGTACTGTGATTGGACTTGTTCCTAGTGCATATGGGATTCCTACATTGGATCCGTTTGTCCAACCATTATCACTCGCATTTGGTTGGGGATTGTTTTTTGCAACTGGAGTGACTCTTGTATTTGTACCTGTATTGTATCGAATCAAAGAAGATTTTAAACATATCTTTTCGAAGATTTCTTTTTCTAAATTTGTGAGAAAAGTATAG